Proteins from a single region of Amycolatopsis sp. CA-230715:
- a CDS encoding roadblock/LC7 domain-containing protein, with protein MTRAGAMQPGSPKQHGQPGSFAWLITDFVHRVPGAAHAVVVSADGLLLAASRGLPKDRADQLAAVASGLTSLARGAAKVFEGGAVAQTVVEMANGFMFLMSVSDGSCLAVLGSPDSDIGLVVYEMTLLVDRVGQQLTPELRAQLQGAARP; from the coding sequence GTGACACGGGCTGGCGCAATGCAGCCCGGCTCGCCGAAGCAGCACGGGCAGCCGGGTAGTTTCGCATGGCTCATCACGGACTTCGTGCATCGCGTTCCTGGCGCGGCGCACGCTGTGGTGGTATCGGCCGACGGGCTGCTCCTTGCGGCCTCCCGCGGACTGCCCAAGGACAGAGCGGACCAGCTCGCTGCGGTGGCGTCGGGGCTGACCAGCCTCGCGCGCGGCGCGGCGAAGGTGTTCGAGGGCGGGGCCGTCGCGCAGACGGTCGTCGAAATGGCGAACGGCTTCATGTTCCTGATGTCGGTTTCGGACGGCTCGTGCCTCGCGGTGCTTGGCTCTCCGGACAGCGACATCGGGCTGGTGGTGTACGAGATGACGCTGCTGGTCGACCGGGTCGGTCAGCAGCTGACGCCGGAGCTGCGCGCCCAGTTGCAGGGAGCCGCGCGCCCCTAG
- a CDS encoding LysM peptidoglycan-binding domain-containing protein: protein MTYRGKHRKMSAASKTIARVAVAGLAVGAPLAIAATPAQAAGTDWDAIAQCESGGNWSTNTGNGYSGGLQFSQSTWKAYGGQGSAHNASRDEQIAVAERVKAGQGIGAWPVCGKGKGGSASHKSSTHSTPKTSKKSTATKQAPKKAAAPAAPAAPAVGTSNPAGDYTVVAGDTLSKIASAHGVQGGFKKLQELNSKFIPNADLITVGQKIATK, encoded by the coding sequence ATGACGTACCGAGGCAAGCACCGCAAGATGTCCGCCGCTTCGAAGACCATCGCTCGCGTCGCTGTCGCGGGCCTGGCCGTCGGCGCCCCCCTCGCCATCGCTGCGACCCCCGCGCAGGCCGCTGGCACGGACTGGGACGCGATCGCGCAGTGCGAGAGCGGTGGCAACTGGAGCACCAACACCGGCAACGGCTACTCCGGTGGTCTGCAGTTCTCGCAGAGCACCTGGAAGGCCTACGGCGGCCAGGGTTCCGCGCACAACGCTTCCCGTGACGAGCAGATCGCCGTGGCCGAGCGCGTGAAGGCGGGCCAGGGCATCGGCGCGTGGCCGGTGTGCGGCAAGGGCAAGGGTGGCTCCGCGAGCCACAAGAGCAGCACGCACTCGACCCCCAAGACCTCCAAGAAGAGCACCGCGACCAAGCAGGCCCCGAAGAAGGCTGCTGCTCCGGCTGCCCCGGCCGCGCCCGCGGTCGGCACCTCCAACCCCGCCGGTGACTACACCGTCGTGGCTGGCGACACCCTGAGCAAGATCGCGTCCGCGCACGGCGTCCAGGGCGGGTTCAAGAAGCTCCAGGAGCTGAACTCGAAGTTCATCCCGAACGCCGACCTGATCACCGTCGGGCAGAAGATCGCCACCAAGTGA
- a CDS encoding GTP-binding protein translates to MGFGEFDSDANTSAAAGPTSSAKIVVAGGFGSGKTTLVGAVSEIDPLTTEASMTEASASVDDLSATPNKTTTTVAMDFGRITLDSDIVLYMFGTPGQHRFWFMWDDLALGAIGAVVLVDTRRLSDAFPSIDFFENRNLPYVVAINCFDRLLHHQIDDVRHALTISPSVPIMACDARERESAKQVLISVVQHAISRDSALQAG, encoded by the coding sequence GTGGGCTTCGGAGAATTTGACTCCGACGCGAACACGTCGGCTGCCGCCGGACCGACTTCGTCGGCCAAGATCGTGGTGGCAGGCGGATTCGGCTCCGGTAAGACCACGCTGGTCGGTGCGGTCTCGGAGATCGATCCGCTCACCACGGAGGCCTCGATGACCGAGGCCAGCGCGTCGGTGGACGACCTGTCCGCGACACCGAACAAGACGACCACGACGGTCGCCATGGACTTCGGCCGGATCACGCTCGATTCGGACATCGTGCTGTACATGTTCGGCACGCCGGGCCAGCACCGGTTCTGGTTCATGTGGGACGACCTCGCGCTCGGGGCGATCGGCGCGGTGGTGCTGGTCGACACCCGCAGGCTGTCGGACGCGTTCCCGTCGATCGACTTCTTCGAGAACCGCAACCTGCCCTACGTCGTCGCGATCAACTGCTTCGACCGGCTGCTGCACCACCAGATCGACGACGTCCGGCACGCGCTGACCATCTCGCCGTCGGTGCCGATCATGGCGTGCGACGCGCGCGAGCGTGAGTCCGCGAAGCAGGTCCTGATTTCGGTCGTCCAGCACGCCATCTCGCGCGACAGCGCGCTCCAGGCAGGCTGA
- a CDS encoding DUF742 domain-containing protein gives MKAPLPDRSGSAGLAAGELGGDPPNRFELRGGATALTERAPVRHRSMVRPYTRTGGRTRSGAELALEALVSTSELGRSLPGTAPAEHRQIADFCADTRSVAEIAANLALPLGVVKVFVGDMAEAGLVLIHQPGLMFGDRSSREFMERVLDGLRSL, from the coding sequence ATGAAGGCGCCGCTTCCCGACCGCAGTGGCTCCGCCGGCCTCGCCGCGGGCGAGCTGGGCGGCGACCCGCCGAACCGGTTCGAACTGCGCGGCGGCGCGACCGCGCTGACCGAGCGCGCGCCCGTGCGGCACCGGTCGATGGTGCGGCCCTACACCCGCACCGGCGGCCGTACCCGCTCCGGCGCCGAACTCGCGCTCGAAGCTCTGGTGTCGACCAGCGAGCTGGGCAGGTCCCTGCCCGGCACGGCGCCGGCCGAGCACCGCCAGATCGCGGACTTCTGCGCCGACACCCGCTCGGTCGCGGAGATCGCCGCGAACCTCGCGCTGCCGCTCGGCGTCGTGAAGGTCTTCGTCGGCGACATGGCCGAGGCGGGCCTGGTGCTCATCCACCAGCCCGGCCTCATGTTCGGGGACCGCTCGTCCCGCGAGTTCATGGAACGCGTCCTGGACGGCCTGCGCTCCCTCTGA
- a CDS encoding NAD-dependent malic enzyme yields MPVPGPGYSITVRVEAPSSATAAGDLTSAVGRVGGVLTAFDVVESHTDAIVVDISANVLSADHAQDITEALDALDGVKVRKISDRTFLIHLGGKIEVSPKVALRNRDDLSRAYTPGVARVCQAIAANPDDARRLTIKRNTVAVVTDGSAVLGLGNIGPAAALPVMEGKAALFKKFAGVDAWPVCLDTQDTEEIIRTVKALAPVYAGINLEDIAAPRCFEIEARLREMLDIPVFHDDQHGTAIVVVAALRNALRVVGKSIEDCKIVVSGTGAAGSAIIRLLLRKNPGDIVAADIDGVVHSGRGNLDDNLTWIAGHTNKQGATGTLHEALAGADVFIGVSAPNLFGAEQVATMNSDAVVFALANPDPEVDPLEAQRHAAVVATGRSDYPNQINNVLAFPGVFRGLLDAQARHIDDEMLLAAADAIADVVDGGRLNASFIVPSVFDNAVAPAVAEAVKQAAVKETGARS; encoded by the coding sequence ATGCCTGTTCCCGGGCCCGGGTATTCGATCACCGTCCGTGTGGAGGCGCCCTCGTCGGCGACCGCCGCCGGCGACCTGACCAGCGCGGTCGGCAGGGTGGGCGGCGTGCTCACCGCGTTCGACGTGGTGGAGTCGCACACCGACGCGATCGTGGTGGACATCAGTGCCAACGTGCTGTCCGCCGATCACGCGCAGGACATCACCGAGGCGCTCGACGCGCTGGACGGCGTCAAGGTCCGCAAGATCTCTGACCGGACCTTCCTGATCCACCTCGGCGGCAAGATCGAGGTATCGCCCAAGGTCGCGCTCCGCAACCGTGACGATCTTTCCCGCGCGTACACGCCCGGCGTGGCCAGGGTGTGCCAGGCGATCGCGGCCAACCCCGACGACGCCAGGCGCCTGACCATCAAGCGCAACACGGTCGCCGTGGTCACCGACGGCTCCGCGGTGCTCGGCCTCGGCAACATCGGGCCCGCCGCCGCGCTGCCGGTGATGGAGGGCAAGGCGGCGCTGTTCAAGAAGTTCGCCGGGGTCGACGCGTGGCCGGTGTGCCTGGACACCCAGGACACCGAGGAGATCATCCGCACCGTCAAGGCGCTGGCCCCGGTGTACGCGGGGATCAACCTGGAGGACATCGCCGCGCCGCGCTGCTTCGAGATCGAGGCGAGGCTGCGCGAAATGCTGGACATCCCGGTGTTCCACGACGACCAGCACGGCACCGCGATCGTCGTGGTCGCCGCGCTGCGCAACGCGTTGCGCGTGGTCGGGAAGTCCATCGAGGACTGCAAGATCGTGGTGAGCGGCACCGGCGCGGCTGGCTCGGCGATCATCCGGCTGCTGCTGCGCAAGAACCCCGGCGACATCGTGGCCGCCGACATCGACGGCGTCGTCCACTCCGGACGCGGCAACCTCGACGACAACCTCACCTGGATCGCCGGGCACACCAACAAGCAGGGCGCGACCGGCACCCTGCACGAGGCGCTCGCCGGTGCGGACGTGTTCATCGGGGTCTCCGCGCCGAACCTGTTCGGGGCCGAGCAGGTCGCCACGATGAACTCCGACGCCGTCGTGTTCGCGCTCGCCAACCCCGACCCGGAAGTCGACCCGCTCGAGGCGCAGCGCCACGCCGCGGTCGTCGCCACCGGTCGCAGCGACTACCCGAACCAGATCAACAACGTGCTGGCGTTCCCCGGCGTGTTCCGCGGCCTGCTCGACGCGCAGGCGCGCCACATCGACGACGAGATGCTGCTCGCCGCCGCCGACGCGATCGCGGACGTGGTCGACGGGGGCAGGCTCAACGCGTCGTTCATCGTGCCGAGCGTCTTCGACAACGCGGTCGCGCCCGCGGTCGCCGAAGCCGTCAAGCAGGCCGCGGTGAAGGAGACCGGCGCGAGGTCCTGA
- a CDS encoding DUF742 domain-containing protein, with translation MDSGRSRGDGRLGDDYGADRWPDQVDNAKAGEDWQTFRERVDREWRSRRSAASGGETDSDTAAWLRSSDPMEGTGPAEYDVGEFRDRLLSGPGSELFGGNGESLPPDPADFAAFGGQRQDSGPLLPVPAQQELPEETSGLVRPYFRTKGRTRPTYDLAIEALISTSERGRVLDRVPVPEHRSICDLCLDTRSVAEVAAYLRLPLGVVRVLIGDVAGMGLVLVHSATSAVGDRPSIEFMERVLSGLRRI, from the coding sequence GTGGACTCGGGGCGATCACGAGGTGACGGACGGCTCGGCGACGACTACGGCGCCGACCGGTGGCCCGATCAGGTCGACAACGCCAAGGCGGGCGAGGACTGGCAGACCTTCCGGGAGCGCGTCGACCGGGAGTGGCGGTCGCGCCGCAGCGCGGCCTCCGGCGGCGAAACCGACTCGGACACCGCGGCCTGGCTGCGTTCCTCGGATCCGATGGAGGGCACCGGCCCGGCCGAGTACGACGTCGGGGAGTTCCGGGACCGGCTGCTCAGCGGTCCCGGGTCGGAGCTCTTCGGCGGCAACGGGGAGAGCCTGCCGCCGGATCCCGCCGATTTCGCCGCGTTCGGCGGGCAGCGGCAGGACTCCGGTCCGCTGCTGCCGGTGCCCGCGCAGCAGGAGCTCCCGGAGGAGACTTCGGGCCTGGTCCGGCCGTACTTCCGGACCAAGGGCAGGACGAGGCCGACCTACGACCTCGCGATCGAAGCGCTCATCTCCACGAGCGAACGCGGCAGGGTGCTCGACCGGGTGCCCGTGCCGGAGCACCGGTCCATCTGCGATCTGTGTCTCGACACCCGCTCGGTGGCCGAAGTGGCGGCCTATTTGAGGTTGCCACTCGGTGTGGTGCGGGTGTTGATTGGTGACGTTGCCGGGATGGGCCTTGTCCTGGTGCACTCCGCGACCTCCGCGGTGGGCGACCGGCCGAGTATCGAGTTCATGGAAAGGGTGCTCAGTGGGCTTCGGAGAATTTGA
- a CDS encoding roadblock/LC7 domain-containing protein, with amino-acid sequence MTSVEHQPGSFSWLITDFVRRVPGAAHAVVVSADGLMLSSSEGLPKDRADQLSAVASGLVSLTYGAARCFDAGSVNQTVVEMERGYLFLMSISDGSCLTVLAAPNCDIGTVAYEMTLLVDRVGQQLTPELRSQLQGHVGSR; translated from the coding sequence GTGACGTCGGTGGAACACCAGCCGGGCAGCTTCAGCTGGCTCATCACGGATTTCGTGCGCAGGGTCCCCGGCGCCGCGCACGCCGTCGTCGTCTCCGCCGACGGGCTCATGCTCTCCAGCTCCGAAGGGCTCCCCAAGGACAGAGCGGACCAGCTCTCCGCCGTCGCGTCCGGGCTCGTCAGCCTCACCTACGGCGCCGCCCGCTGCTTCGACGCGGGCTCGGTGAACCAGACCGTCGTCGAAATGGAGCGCGGGTACCTCTTCTTGATGTCGATCAGCGACGGCTCGTGCCTGACCGTGCTGGCCGCGCCCAACTGCGACATCGGCACCGTCGCCTACGAGATGACGCTGCTCGTCGACCGCGTCGGCCAGCAGCTCACCCCCGAACTGCGCTCGCAGCTGCAGGGCCACGTGGGCAGCCGCTGA
- a CDS encoding phosphatidylinositol-specific phospholipase C/glycerophosphodiester phosphodiesterase family protein has translation MRTSRRLTAVLAAFLGVALLGATTSVAASGGVRPLANAHAHNDYEHARPLLDALDQGFTSVEADIYAVGGQLLVGHDPADLRPERTLEALYLEPLRRRVLAHHGHVYPRPAAFQLLIDVKSEAESTYAALEKRLRDPRYSFLFSSYSSGRVRERAVTAVLSGNRPKDTLLAQRYRLAFYDGRVGDDGDLGPGADRRIAPLVSGSWETLFTWRGEGAFPATEQAKLAEIVRSAHAAGQRVRFWATPDRPGPARSALWRELVKTGVDYLNTDDLAGLAAFLKGREGSPNDR, from the coding sequence ATGAGGACCTCGCGGCGGCTCACGGCCGTTCTGGCCGCCTTTCTCGGTGTCGCCTTGCTGGGCGCGACCACGTCCGTCGCGGCGTCCGGCGGGGTACGGCCGCTGGCCAACGCGCACGCCCACAACGACTACGAGCACGCCCGCCCGCTGCTCGACGCACTGGACCAGGGCTTCACGAGTGTCGAAGCCGATATCTACGCGGTCGGCGGCCAGCTCCTCGTCGGGCACGATCCCGCGGATCTACGCCCGGAGCGAACTCTCGAAGCCCTCTACCTCGAACCGCTGCGCCGCCGGGTGCTCGCCCACCACGGGCACGTCTACCCCCGTCCCGCGGCGTTCCAGTTGCTGATCGACGTGAAGAGCGAGGCGGAGAGCACCTACGCGGCGCTGGAAAAGCGCCTGCGCGACCCGCGGTACTCGTTCCTCTTCTCCTCTTACTCCTCCGGCCGCGTGCGCGAGCGGGCGGTCACGGCGGTGCTGTCCGGCAATCGGCCAAAGGACACTCTGCTCGCCCAGCGGTACCGGCTGGCGTTCTACGACGGCCGCGTCGGCGACGACGGCGATCTGGGACCGGGAGCCGACCGCCGGATCGCGCCGCTGGTGTCCGGCAGCTGGGAAACGCTGTTCACCTGGCGCGGCGAAGGCGCGTTCCCCGCGACTGAGCAGGCGAAACTCGCCGAAATCGTGCGGTCGGCGCACGCGGCGGGGCAGCGGGTCCGGTTCTGGGCGACCCCGGATCGGCCCGGTCCGGCGCGGTCGGCGCTCTGGCGTGAACTCGTGAAAACGGGTGTGGACTACCTCAACACCGATGACCTCGCGGGGCTCGCCGCCTTTCTGAAGGGTCGCGAAGGCTCTCCGAACGACCGTTAG
- the moaC gene encoding cyclic pyranopterin monophosphate synthase MoaC gives MSELSHVDAAGAARMVDVSGKTATARTAVASGTLRTTGEVLRLLAADGLPKGDALATARIAGIMGAKRTPELIPLCHQIALTKVDVSFELGESSVRIEATAKTTDRTGVEMEALTAVAVAGLALHDMVKAVDPAATMDGVRLERKIGGKSGDWERPA, from the coding sequence GTGAGCGAACTGAGCCACGTCGACGCGGCGGGCGCGGCCCGCATGGTCGACGTTTCCGGTAAGACCGCGACGGCGCGGACCGCGGTAGCCAGCGGCACGTTGCGCACCACCGGGGAGGTGCTGCGGCTGCTGGCCGCCGACGGCCTCCCGAAGGGCGACGCGCTCGCCACCGCGAGGATCGCCGGGATCATGGGCGCGAAGCGGACCCCGGAGCTGATCCCGCTGTGCCACCAGATCGCGCTCACCAAGGTCGACGTGTCGTTCGAACTCGGCGAGTCCTCGGTGCGGATCGAGGCGACCGCGAAGACGACCGATCGCACCGGGGTCGAGATGGAGGCGCTCACCGCGGTCGCGGTCGCCGGGCTGGCCCTGCACGACATGGTCAAAGCGGTCGACCCGGCGGCGACGATGGACGGGGTCCGCCTCGAACGCAAGATCGGCGGCAAATCCGGGGACTGGGAGCGTCCAGCATGA
- a CDS encoding molybdenum cofactor biosynthesis protein MoaE, which produces MNRAARVVVASNRAANGVYADRTGPIITKWLAERSYDVGEPIVVEDGEPVGRALRACLAEQVDVIVTTGGTGISPTDRTPQVTETLLDYPLPGVADAIRAAGLPEVPTAVLSRGVAGVAGRTLVVNLPGSTGGVRDGLAVLDGILDHAVDQLHGGDHARTADQPGPSARIALAQVTEVPLSVDEHARLVDDRSAGAVVTFGGVVRDHDGGKSVRTLYYEGHPSAGDVLARVVAEVAGRFTGLRAVAVSHRLGALEIGDVALACAVAADHRGDAFAACADLVDEVKARLPVWKHQHFADGTDEWVNSP; this is translated from the coding sequence GTGAACCGGGCAGCCAGGGTCGTCGTCGCCTCCAACCGCGCCGCCAACGGCGTCTACGCCGACCGGACGGGCCCGATCATCACGAAGTGGCTCGCCGAACGGTCCTACGACGTGGGAGAGCCGATCGTCGTCGAAGACGGCGAGCCGGTGGGCCGTGCGCTGCGGGCGTGCCTCGCCGAGCAGGTCGACGTGATCGTCACGACCGGCGGCACCGGTATCTCGCCGACGGACCGGACGCCGCAGGTCACCGAGACCCTGCTGGACTACCCGCTGCCGGGGGTCGCGGACGCGATCAGGGCGGCTGGGCTGCCCGAGGTGCCGACCGCGGTGCTGTCGCGGGGTGTCGCCGGTGTCGCGGGCCGCACGCTTGTGGTGAACCTGCCCGGCTCGACGGGCGGGGTGCGCGACGGCTTGGCCGTGCTGGACGGAATCCTCGACCACGCCGTCGACCAGCTGCACGGCGGCGACCACGCGCGCACGGCGGACCAGCCGGGGCCGTCGGCGCGGATCGCGCTGGCGCAGGTGACGGAGGTGCCGCTGTCGGTCGACGAACACGCGAGGCTGGTCGACGACCGGTCCGCGGGCGCGGTGGTGACCTTCGGCGGCGTGGTCCGCGACCACGACGGCGGGAAGTCGGTGCGGACGCTCTACTACGAAGGGCACCCGAGCGCGGGCGACGTGCTGGCGAGGGTGGTCGCCGAAGTGGCGGGGCGCTTCACCGGCCTGCGGGCGGTGGCGGTGAGCCATCGGCTCGGCGCGCTGGAGATCGGCGACGTCGCGCTCGCGTGCGCGGTCGCCGCGGACCACCGGGGTGACGCGTTCGCCGCCTGCGCGGACCTCGTCGACGAGGTGAAGGCCAGGCTCCCGGTGTGGAAGCACCAGCACTTCGCGGACGGCACCGATGAGTGGGTCAATTCGCCCTAA
- a CDS encoding MoaD/ThiS family protein — MTTSAWRTEAAAPHETTALVRYFASARAATGVDSEVLTVPAGASVADAVAALRERHGAGLSTVLDAASFLLDGIAVRDTAITVPDGAELDVLPPFAGG; from the coding sequence ATGACCACGTCGGCATGGCGGACCGAGGCGGCCGCGCCGCACGAGACGACGGCGCTGGTGCGCTACTTCGCTTCCGCGCGCGCGGCCACGGGCGTCGACAGCGAGGTGCTGACGGTGCCCGCGGGCGCGTCGGTGGCCGACGCGGTGGCGGCGCTGCGCGAGCGGCACGGGGCCGGGTTGTCGACGGTGCTGGACGCGGCGAGCTTCCTCCTCGACGGCATCGCGGTCCGCGACACCGCGATCACCGTCCCGGACGGCGCCGAGCTGGACGTGCTGCCGCCGTTCGCCGGCGGCTGA
- a CDS encoding helicase-associated domain-containing protein, which translates to MPATSLADWLRSVSDDALAALLRSRRDLATPPPSDTTVLATRAGAPGSVSRACENLDTFALAVLDALVLAGADTEAVTLDEITRLVGAPVREAVDLLRERAIAWGDDENLRVLPAAKEVAGSYPAGLGAPSAALDGVDVAALIAETGDDERALLNTLAAGPPIGRTRDAATTLPLDQAVTPVQRLLARGLLTRRDGGTVELPRQAGIALRGGHAFSEDTLVEPDLPLNPHQPSTVDQTAAGEALEFVRVLENLLTTWSRTPPPVLKAGGLGVRELKKLARDLDVDETRAILLAELAVGAGLVADSQTTSPEWVPTTLTDSWLASAPAQRWITVAQAWLELPRLPGLAGQRDAKDRPLAPLAEDLRRPLAVTARRRVLRTLADLPRGCGVKSTDELVRVLAWRAPRRGGRLRDEIVRWTMAEATAVGVVALGALTTAAGALLEDDRATALGQMGEALPKPVDQVLVQADLTVVAPGPLEAELAAEIQAVADIESAGHATVYRVTETSVRRALDTGRTAGELHDLFSTRSATPVPQSLTYLIDDVARRHGRLRGGVAGCFLRCDDEVLVAEVLANASADDLELRKIAPTVLISPLPLAEVLDGLRAAGFAPAAEGPDGRVFDLRPSGKRVPARARPARRVAPSDPGISPEQLNAVIAHVRAGDKAAGSRRGAAVRLPGGGGADTSSTLALLTKATREQRQVWIGFVDSHGTATQRVVTPVRVGGGVVEGSDQERYPLHRITSAALVEDD; encoded by the coding sequence ATGCCCGCGACCTCCCTTGCGGACTGGCTGCGCTCGGTGTCCGACGACGCGCTGGCCGCACTGCTGCGGTCCCGGCGCGATCTGGCGACACCTCCGCCCTCCGACACGACCGTGCTGGCCACGAGAGCCGGTGCACCAGGGTCGGTCTCGCGCGCCTGCGAAAACCTCGACACCTTCGCGCTCGCCGTGCTCGACGCGCTCGTGCTGGCCGGCGCCGACACCGAAGCGGTCACGCTCGACGAGATCACCCGGCTCGTCGGCGCGCCGGTGCGCGAAGCCGTCGACCTGCTGCGCGAGCGCGCGATCGCCTGGGGCGACGACGAAAACCTGCGCGTGCTGCCCGCGGCCAAGGAGGTCGCCGGGAGCTACCCCGCCGGATTGGGCGCGCCTTCGGCCGCGCTCGACGGCGTCGATGTGGCGGCGCTGATCGCGGAAACCGGCGACGACGAGCGCGCACTGCTGAACACCCTCGCCGCGGGCCCTCCGATCGGCCGCACGCGCGACGCCGCGACGACGCTCCCGCTCGACCAAGCGGTGACGCCGGTGCAGCGCCTGCTCGCCCGCGGCCTGCTGACCCGCCGCGACGGCGGGACCGTCGAACTTCCGCGCCAGGCCGGGATCGCGCTGCGCGGCGGTCACGCGTTCAGCGAGGACACGCTCGTCGAGCCCGACCTGCCGCTCAACCCGCACCAACCGTCCACTGTGGACCAGACCGCGGCAGGGGAGGCGCTCGAATTCGTCCGCGTGCTGGAGAACCTGCTCACCACGTGGTCGCGGACGCCGCCGCCGGTGCTCAAGGCGGGCGGGCTCGGCGTCCGCGAACTCAAGAAGCTGGCGCGCGATCTCGACGTCGACGAGACGAGGGCGATCCTGCTGGCCGAGCTCGCCGTCGGCGCGGGGCTCGTCGCGGACAGCCAGACGACCAGCCCGGAATGGGTGCCGACCACGCTGACCGACTCGTGGCTGGCCTCCGCACCCGCCCAGCGGTGGATCACGGTGGCGCAGGCCTGGCTCGAACTGCCGCGCCTGCCTGGGCTGGCGGGCCAGCGCGACGCCAAGGACCGCCCGCTCGCGCCGCTCGCGGAGGACCTTCGCCGCCCGCTCGCCGTGACGGCGCGCCGTCGTGTGCTGCGCACGCTGGCGGACCTGCCGCGCGGCTGCGGCGTGAAGAGCACCGACGAGCTCGTGCGGGTGCTCGCGTGGCGGGCACCGCGGCGCGGCGGCAGGCTGCGCGACGAGATCGTCCGCTGGACGATGGCGGAGGCGACCGCGGTGGGCGTGGTCGCGCTCGGCGCGCTCACCACCGCCGCGGGCGCGCTGCTCGAAGACGACCGGGCGACCGCGCTCGGCCAGATGGGCGAAGCGCTGCCGAAGCCGGTCGACCAGGTGCTCGTGCAGGCCGATCTGACCGTCGTCGCACCCGGCCCGCTCGAAGCCGAGCTGGCCGCCGAGATCCAGGCCGTCGCGGACATCGAGTCCGCGGGCCACGCCACGGTCTACCGCGTGACGGAAACCTCGGTGCGGCGCGCGCTCGACACCGGGCGGACGGCGGGCGAGCTCCACGACCTGTTCTCGACGCGCTCGGCGACCCCGGTCCCGCAGTCGCTGACGTACCTGATCGACGACGTGGCGAGGCGGCACGGACGGCTGCGGGGCGGCGTCGCCGGCTGCTTCCTGCGCTGCGACGACGAGGTGCTCGTCGCCGAGGTCCTCGCCAACGCGAGCGCGGACGACCTGGAACTGCGCAAGATCGCGCCGACCGTGCTGATCAGCCCGCTGCCGCTGGCCGAGGTCCTCGACGGGTTGCGGGCCGCCGGCTTCGCGCCCGCGGCCGAGGGCCCGGACGGCAGGGTGTTCGACCTGCGGCCGAGCGGCAAGCGGGTCCCGGCGCGGGCGCGGCCGGCGCGGCGCGTGGCGCCGTCGGATCCCGGGATCTCCCCGGAGCAGCTGAACGCCGTGATCGCGCACGTGCGGGCGGGCGACAAGGCCGCGGGCAGCAGGCGGGGCGCCGCCGTACGGCTGCCCGGCGGCGGTGGCGCGGACACCTCCTCGACGCTCGCGCTGCTGACGAAGGCCACCAGGGAACAGCGCCAGGTCTGGATCGGCTTCGTCGACTCGCACGGCACGGCGACCCAGCGGGTGGTCACGCCGGTCCGGGTCGGCGGCGGGGTCGTCGAAGGCTCGGACCAGGAGCGGTACCCGCTGCACCGGATCACCTCCGCCGCCCTCGTCGAAGACGACTGA